A region from the Sebastes umbrosus isolate fSebUmb1 chromosome 18, fSebUmb1.pri, whole genome shotgun sequence genome encodes:
- the clu gene encoding clusterin produces the protein MLMMMMMMKKKGSKTLGVVALLLASANCILPPSKEDLTQISLQGEKYVDKQIETAVNGVKEMNSVMQKSSEAHQKFLDALEKTKEQKEEAMRAAQEMEEKLEREEEVCNETMKALWEECKPCLKNTCIKYYSRTCSSGSGLVGRQLEEVLNRSSPFSIFINGEKIDVLEKEGQRQNKELQNLEERYTEMADGVDSIFTDSMKVADHVHFNPPVFFFPNFLGPIIRHRRSIRSLFHDPFHSFQDLFSPMMGMGKNFFSSMGSMTDIDSDAAPNDDGSVNEDVVITKPFGNGRMTCREIRRNSAGCLKFRDECQKCKEIQNVDCSGRKPLEGPLKEELEEALAMAERFTQQYNSLMMRFEEQMFNTSSILDMLNRDFGWVSSLANNTNTKDDVFQVQTVNSGDTEEEKKQPGETNVSVKLFDSPPMNISIPGDIPWTDPKFSEVLAQEALDRYKETSVVVK, from the exons atgttaatgatgatgatgatgatgaagaagaagggGTCCAAGACTCTGGGTGTGGTGGCTCTTCTTCTGGCCTCAGCCAACTGTATCCTTCCTCCATCAAAAGAAGATCTTACCC agaTCTCCCTCCAGGGGGAAAAGTATGTGGATAAACAGATTGAAACTGCCGTTAACGGAGTGAAGGAGATGAATAGCGTGATGCAGAAATCTTCAGAGGCCCACCAGAAGTTTTTGGACGCCCTGGAGAAAACCAAGGAGCAGAAAGAG GAAGCGATGCGTGCGGCtcaggagatggaggagaagctggagcgTGAGGAGGAGGTCTGTAACGAGACCATGAAGGCTCTGTGGGAGGAGTGTAAGCCCTGCCTGAAGAACACCTGCATTAAATACTACTCCCGAACATGCAGCAGTGGATCTGGACTGGTGGGACGCCAG CTGGAGGAGGTTCTGAACAGATCGTCTCCGTTCTCCATCTTTATCAACGGGGAGAAGATAGACGTCCTGGAGAAGGAAGGGCAGCGACAGAACAAAGAGCTCCAGAACCTGGAGGAGAGATATACAGAGATGGCCGATGGTGTGGACAGCATATTCACAGACAGCATGAAG GTGGCTGATCATGTCCACTTCAACCCTCCAGTCTTCTTTTTCCCCAATTTCCTGGGACCGATCATTCGCCACCGCAGAAGCATCCGCTCTCTCTTCCACGATCCGTTCCACAGCTTCCAGGACTTGTTCTCCCCCATGATGGGCATGGGCAAGAACTTCTTCAGCTCAATGGGCTCCATGACGGACATCGACTCAGACGCAGCTCCTAATGACG ACGGCAGCGTGAACGAGGACGTGGTCATCACCAAACCGTTTGGCAACGGCAGGATGACCTGCAGAGAGATTCGCCGCAACTCGGCCGGCTGCCTCAAGTTCCGCGACGAGTGTCAGAAATGCAAAGAGATCCAGAATGTTG ACTGCTCCGGGAGGAAACCTCTGGAGGGCCCGCtgaaggaggagctggaggaggcgcTGGCCATGGCCGAGCGTTTCACTCAGCAGTACAACAGCCTGATGATGAGGTTCGAGGAGCAGATGTTCAACACCTCCTCCATCCTGGACATGCTCAACCGAGACTTCGGCTGGGTGTCGTCTCTGGcgaacaacaccaacaccaaggACGACGTCTTCCAGGTTCAGACG GTGAACAGCGGGGAcactgaggaggagaagaagcagcCTGGAGAAACAAACGTGTCTGTGAAGCTCTTCGATTCTCCCCCCATGAACATCAGCATACCGGGCGACATCCCCTGGACCGACCCCAAGTTCTCTGAGGTGTTGGCCCAGGAGGCTCTGGACCGCTACAAGGAAACCAGCGT tgtgGTCAAATAA